Sequence from the Erythrolamprus reginae isolate rEryReg1 chromosome 2, rEryReg1.hap1, whole genome shotgun sequence genome:
accagtgatgatgaacttatggcatgcgtgccacaggagACATGTGGAGCAATATCTGAGAgcacacaaggtgttgccctatgtcaggtcCAGCCATCATGcaggcactggccagctgattttcggccttctttttggctgtttttactctccccaggcatctggagtcctcggagaagggcggcatacaaatccaataaataaatattggtttatttaaatttatatgccgcctgactcccaaaggactctgggcggcttaacaacagaatattaaaaacatcttaaataTTTAGAATCCATACATATCATTCCAGGGCCAGATGTCACCGATTGCAACCATGAGCTcaagggccccaggcctgccggaaaagtccCAGGTCTTAgctgcttttcagaaggccaatatgtgcccacacccctttcccCCCTGCACATACAAACCCTGTGCTTCACCCCCATGATCAATTTTCACTGTTTGCAGCATCCTCACTGTTGTAGCACTGTTgcttcgacactgactgtggcAGCATCCCCACATTCATGTGATCAGAATACAGGTGCTTGGCAActcactagatcagtgatggcgaacctttccccccttgggtgccaaaagcccatgcacacacactatcacacctgtatgagtggccacacccataattcaatgcctggggagggtgaaaattgcctccccaggccttctggaggccagaaacagcccgtttcccaacttctggtgggcccggtaggcccatttttaaccctccccaggctctttcctggagcctgaagaaggcaaaaatgccctcccccaatcccccagagaccctccagaagctgaaaattattattattattattattattattattattattattattattattattattattatgatgatgatgtcagtacaacacagcaaacgagatcactatgctggatttcgtatttcatcaccagtcgggcgcttcccaagcacctaggactgcgtgatgtagcggcgaattatgtttgccgatcccagtaaagcggccttttgcaattgacagatggagattttgtcaattccaatggttttcaaatgtctgctgagatcctttgatactgcgcccagcgtgccaagtaccactgggaccactttcactggcttatgccagagtcgttgcagctcgatttttagatcttcgtatttcactaatttctctagctgcttctcctcaattctgctgtctcctgggattgcgatgtcgatgatccatactttctttttctccattattattattattattattattattattattattattattattatttattcgatttgtatgccgcccctctccggggactcggagcggctcacaacacaaaaaacatgatacaaatcgaacaataaaaaaagcaatttaaaaccctacatataaaaaacaataatacatctTAGACAACCCTTGTGTCAAatgggaaacggcccaggggaatcaatttccccatgcctgatggcagaggtgggttttgaggagtttgcaaaaggcaaggaaggtgggggccatcctcatctctggggggagttgattccagagggtcggggccaccacagggaaggctcttcccctgggtcccgcctgatgacattgtttcgtcgccgggacccagagaaggccaactctgtgggacctaaccggttgctgggattcgtgtgtcaGAAGGCGGCCtcggagttattctggtccgaaaataccctcccagtctccgtgcaagccgaaaatcagctggctggtgtgcacatggatgctggagctgagctaggacaatgccaggttcaccatcactgcactagatcaAAAGCATTCAAAGAAAACCAATGCAAGATGTTTTTAACCGATGGCATCTGCCACCGGAGAGAATATCGAAAATGTTCCTGAACATAATCATGTATTTTGCCGGAAAtgcaaaagagaaaaaggaacatTCTATCACCTATGGTGGATGTGTCCAAAAACAAGAACTAATTGCGCAacggactcacatttatgacggttgcagtgtcccgggggtcatgtgatccccttttgcgaccgtctgacaaagtcaatagggaagctctGACAACTGTGTTAACGACTGCGGTGATTTGAGTTGACAGATGGGGCAGGAAAGGTCGTAAAAATGGGGCAAGGTTCCCTTAACCGAcatctcacttagcagcagaaatttggggctcaattgtggtcgttaagtcgaggactacctgtaaattgtGAACTTTGTAATGTCCGAGATCCCACTGAGAACGTTGAGTGTTCTTTCAACTGGTGAAACCCTGGTGGGGGTGGCcactatgcgcagaagcaaaaaatcaccaaaatttgtCGTGCGCtaattttgcttcctgggcatgtacagaagaaaaatctcactgggacatgcACGCGGACACACCAGAGATCCCAAAACTGCAcacgcagctccagttttactaccagtGTGGCATCCTTATCCGTACCGGCAGGAACTGATACTGGGGAGATCCTGTAATTCTACTGCCATAAACTTGTTTTCAAGGAAAGATAACTTAGTTTGAACACATGTCGTTCAGCCTTGGCACATCtacgtttttttttaaattttaatcagGGTTTTAGAATTATAGTTTTTTCTTGACGCCTTCTCATTGTTATTTGCAATTTTATATGATAATTTTATATTGTTACAAGGCACCCTGAGTCCCTCGGGATtggattaaataaaataaataatctacaCAGCCATTAAGTCTGCAGTTTAGGTTTATTTCAATGTTAAGATCAAGCCTGTTGCAAGAtgagaaatggggtttttttacagGAGAAGgatacccttccttccttccccagcaaAGACAAAAACAAGTgcacaagaataataataataaatgaatgcctCTTTTCCTAAACTACAAAGTCTTTGGTTGACTTTCTTCTTGGCTTCTGTGGCAGAAAATTTTCCTGTGAACCTACAGGGGtaacttattttttttccttttggcatatattaaaaagcagatccccccccctccagatTTGAGTCAGTAGAGGCGGCCAGTGTGGGCAAATgtgctactgttgtggttagctctggcccagctcctgccccaaggaatgtgcaggtggatgtgggggaaacatccacatgctgcaggcctgttttgctcccgatggaatctgctgacgaagcctcctctgaccaggaagcgtgagtgacagggaggaggggagtttggcagacagcccaggagatcaatcatctgtatcatccctggattctgaacaagaattaatgacacatctacgcaagtgtagagtgatgcataggaaacaactgaaggattattacaagagaaaatgaggccacctgtggttgggtggggctgctgtaattagtgctacagataaaagcacagcctgatgttttagcctcatggcagtttatctgattcattgtttcgtcaagatcgtggtttttgtgctgttcaagattgtgtgtggactctctggactttagaattggactcaatttcccagttattgggtgagcaattggattgcatttaacctgtgtaccagaaaatccctttgacatttaaaaagggagctgtttctgtttttctgtttataaaaacctttgggttttccttttatcgtgtggtgtgtgtcctcCTGGAcgaattaccctgtaattacgggcggttgaaacacgtcgGCAGAACAGCTACTAATAAGTCTTTTAACAGCAAAGGCAGGGTGAAATTTGGGAGAAACGGGACGGAAGTTAAgaactgcctttctttcttttttaactgcaaagTGCTTTATAAGTTGACACATTTTGAGAAAACAAGGTAGATCCTACGGTTTATGGCAAGTATCCTTTTTCGAGAAGGGTTCCGTTTTTTAAAATCTCCTGTTGTTTCTTGCTAGCAGGTGGCTTGTATTTGACATTGGAACCACGTCCCCTTGGAAAGGTGGCGCCTGGTTCTAGCATTTCCCCAGGTTGAAGATTCCGTGGTTTGATCATTCTGTGGCATGACACcccagcacacacacactcttcccTCCTAAGCTGGAAGATAGGTCCCTTCCAGATGTGTAGCCCCCAGATGTTATCGCCCAAAGGGAGATTGGGACCTGCCGTTCAACATCTAGGCAAGCAGATTCCCTCTCGTTTGGCACTGATCTATAGCTAAGTACATAGTACAAGGGTGATCCAGAAAGTAAACTTATACAAGACATGTAGCTTTCGTGGTGGGGGAAGTTGGTcttactatcgtgtagcgggaagccagtggaagagaaccagcagtgccagtggtcagtgggtcatcgactggcattgtggtgagcGTCCtaattccgtttccctccaagtgcgaagtgcgggCTGTAATACGTCACCTGAATGCTAACGGCATGAACGCTGCTACGATGGGCGCCCAAGATGCTCACAACATCGACAGAGGCAGTGCCGCCCGAGGATTTCTTGATCAATTTGagacttttctcaactgtataatgacaggagatgaaacttgggcctgtcatcatactccagagagcaaatgtcaatcaatgcatttggcgccatacccattctccttcagcccccaaattcaaaactcagcaatcgttgagaaaaatcttgggcacttATCGGGCACAAATCTTGGTcacccatcgcagcagtgttcatgcccttagcatttagGTAGTGTATTAAAGCCCGCACCTTGCacctcaagtttcaagtttaattggatttgtacgccgcccctctccgaggactccgggtGGCTCACAACGTATACAAAAAGACAatagtaggtgttgtggttagctctggcccagctcctgccccaaggaatgtgcaggtggatgtgggggagacatccccatgccgcaagcctgttttgctgctgatagaatctgccgatgaagcctcctctgaccaaggaagcatgagtgacagggaaaaggggagtttggcagacagcccaggagatcaatcatatgtatcatccttggattctgaacaattaatgacacatccacgcatgcgtagagcaatgcataggagacaacaactaaaggattattacaagagaaaatgaggccacctatggtttggccgttgtgaaagagtatcttatcatagttcttcaggaatcgtgtgttgctgttttctggactttgttgatttttcacgcctttgaaaccacagcGGAGcaacgtgtttgtgtgtgtgtgtgtctcacttccttggaggaagaaggggtgtgaagtttcttcacagctgctagctaagtacttaatgactgcttaagggaaattgtacagactaccctgttgttttgggaccagtgctctttgcaatacaaaaagagtgcttagtttattttgaattttgtgataaagaacattgttttgaattttcaaacgtgtgtgtttgtctgcaatttgtacccttgaattttcgggaggctcctaccagacagcccggcagaacagtagggaaacagaatgaggatgctcatcgcCTTCACCataatgccagtcgatgatctactgaccaatggcactgctcgttctcttctgctggcttcccactacacgagagtaataccaacttcccacTACACGagagtaataccaacttcccccgtgaacattccccatgagagctacgtgccttgttaccttactttccggataacgtAGAATGAGGATTTCACTTTTCCAAGGGGGAAAAGGTACCTCCCCAGGCTTTCAATTAAGTAAAGTGCCTTATATAGCTGGGATACCTTATGCATACACATCTGCACACATCTGGACTGTTTCCTTAGGGAATCTTACCATGCTGCTTTACAGGCTTAcggacagattttattttattaaaaaaaaaaaaacggtTTCAGTTTCTATGCTGGAAATTAAAGCTACTGAGCATTCTcgagaaagattttaaaaaccagCAACTTACCCCCTTTATCACGTCTGCAAAGAACCCTTAgaccagcgatggcgaacctatggcacgggtgccacatgtggcacgcagagccctatcggctggcacacgagctgttgccctagctcagctccaacatgcatgtgtgagccggccagctgatttttggctcacacagaggctctgagagggtgtttttggtttccagagagcttctAAGGGATGGGGGAAGGATTTTTtatcctcctccagctccagggaagcctttggagcctagggagggcaaaacataggttcgccatcagtgacgTAGACTGATGATAATGCTGTAGGAACCTTCTGGGACCAACGAAGCCATGCATTTTCCCTCGCAAGATGCCACAAGACTTGTGTTTCTCTCAACCTTGACAGATGTattggacttccattcccagaattccctacatcttaaagctgccaaggtttagAAATATTGTGCCAGACcgcttattttaaaaaagaggagcTAAGTTAAATCAAAAGGAGCACTCAATCGTGTGTGTCTGCCTTATTTGCGTATAAAGTgcaagaagcttttttttttaagtcaaaaAGCGATTGCTAAAGgagtaaacacccccccccccccaaatagtctCAGCCCAGTGTTGGGAGGCGAGAAGAGAGGGTGAAAAGCGAAGACGATGGGAAATATTTCCTTCCTGGTTGCTTTTGGTGTTAACATTCAAGCAAACAGATACACTTTAAATATGGACAAAACAGATGGTGAACGGTACCAGCCTCGGCCTCAACAATTCTAATACAAGCCCCATTCATCAGTCTGGAATTTAGAACGAGTGGGTTGGTTTTGTTTTTCGTTTACTTCTTCATCTTTGAACTCCATTTGAACATCTTTGCTTCTTCTCCCACCATCTCACCCATCCCAAAGGCTTGAGACAAAGGGCAGGTGTCTCTTTTTCAAAGCATATCCTGTTCTTGGAAAATCGTCCCATACAGTACGCGAACTTAGTGAAGATTTGAAGAGCCCCAAAATCTCAAATCCGGAGACGCAATTCTTGGAGCTGCCTTTTTCCATGTTTGCTGCTTCTGTTGGTTGACCCACTCCAGGAAGCAGCTTGTTGTTCACACAACAGCCGCCTTCTCCCCATTGTAAAGCACTGATTGTGGTCAGGCCATTTGGGGTGATCCGAATGTTGGTGCCAAATATGACCTTAGGGCGATATTCGGCTGACGTACGGATTGTTCTTCCCTGTGTGCCTTCTGCAGGATTTCAAAAAtgataatgttttcaaaaatggaattgttttgaaatttcggaaaagtttcaaaaaatgaaaagatTCCAGGATTTGGGGACTCTGCACCAAAGGTCTATTTCGCATCGATCTCCAAGCTCTTACTGACCTTCTCCAGATGTTCACCAGGTAACAATTTACAGCATGATAACCTTTCTCCAACTCCTGTTTGGCATCTTCTCAGCAAGGCAATGATTTCCAAAGAAATGGGGCCGATAACTTAGAAGTCTGTCTCCTTTTACGTGTCAAAGGTTGCTCACCCTATTCCGTCTAAAGGGTTTTCCTTTACACGCACCCACACTTCACCCTCCTCAATATCTACTTCCTTTTCATTGAAGGAAGGCTTACCCTGTGCAAATTTTCAGTAGTCCACATGTGTCCGTCCATCAGGGatcttaatttttaatatatatatatttccggTCACTGATGGGACCCGTTTTCTGAGGAGAATTTATCTGGCGTTATGAACGGCAGGCAACACACCGAAAATCTGCCTCTTTCACCACACTATAACTGCAGCCCACACAGGCTACGTGGTACCAGGCGTCACAACCATCGCACTGGACCCACTCCACCATCTCATCCTGAGGAAGGCGGCACCGGGGAGCCGCACATGGCTCCAAGGAAGACAGAGTCTGTGAGAAAACTTGGCCAGTGCTTCCTAGAGGGTTCTTCCGAGGCCGGCCACGACGCTTCCTGGAAGGAACCAAAACagagatgatgataataataataataattaataattatttattagatttgattgctgcccctctccaaggactcggagcggctcacaacaacaatacgccatgtacaaatctaatgttaaaaaacaattcaaaacccttattataaaaagaaaaacaatcacacaacctaacagaccatgaataaaccataatagctagggttatatcagtttccccatgcctggcgacaaaggtgggtcttcaggagctttcgaataTATAACGCATTGGTAACGCATCATATTCACCGAAGTGCATTCCTGAGATACTGTCAGACCTGCCCGAACTTAAGATCCTTAGGAAAGATCCTTGCCCCCATTTGGTtgcagtgatagatagatagatagatagatagatggatggatggatggatggatggatggatggatggatggatggatggatctctctttccctctctctctcccccctctttctctctctctctcttactcagtttctctctatctcgctatgtctgttgctctctctctctctctcttgttctctctttctctctcttcctttcttatctgtggaggccggcgaaggttattTTAAATGACAGGGGGATGGGGAATGCACGCACGCGCGCCCAACATTCCAAATCAACTTCACCtgcctccactgtgagaagaacgcccgcCCCGCCTCTCTTGTAGCCCCTTCGCCGACagccgggacaaaagcgctctcggagaagggactgtgagagggacaGGAGGGCGGGCGTTCTCGAAgaggctagcggccggatcgggAGGACGACAAGCTGCAGCCACCAGCGTCGCTGCAGCCACCACTGTGGGAGGAGCAGCACCCCAAGgtgggaagcggaggaggagaaagaggggcggatcgagtgggcgggcgggggcagcggcgagaagccagggacacgagggggctggaggcgctgtaggggcaggggcggctgcggctccttgcgtggccttggaaaagagtatgcggggggtgttttggggcacGCAGCCGCGTGGCCGCAcaccttagagggtacattgctctacttacgaacttttctagataagaaccaggtgttcaagatttttttgcctcttttcaagaatcattttccacttacaaacccgagcctctgaaactgtaatcggaaaaggcagggagaagcctccgtggggcctctctgggaatctcctgggaggaaacagggcttccaccctccctgtcgtttccccaatcgcacatattatttgcttttacattgattcctatgggaaaaattgcttcttcttacaaacttttctacttaagaacctggtcacggaacaaattaagttcgttagtagaggtactgctgtattgtatttgtatgccgctccgagtcctcagagaggggcggcatacaaatctaatacattattattgttgttgttgttgctgctactgttgttgttgttgttgtcatgagCCACCAGGAGTCTGAGGAGGACGGCGTAGAAATCCaattcataaaataaataatcaatcactAAAATAAATATAACACTGATCTTAAAGCGACTCACCCACTCGGTGTGATATGAAGCTTTGGTTCTACATCTTCCTGGATGTTTTTGCTCCCTTCCTGCACTCTTTGCTGGAGCCTCAAATTGCTACTCTGGCAACACTGGTAAATCCCCAAGCGCTGCTCCTTGTCTGGGGGTGGCTGTTCCTCTTCCAGGCGTGCGATTTCATCCTCTAGTTCGGGAAGCACCGTGTGGACCGACTTACGGCGATTGCGGGATGGTTTGGGCTGGGCGGGAGGATCCGTGCATCGGCTCCGACTCAGCGAGAAAGTGAAGGGCTGGGGTTTCAGTTTGCTGAGGCTGCCGATGGAGCTGAGGATGAGGGTGGCTTTGGGGCGGCACGAGAGGGAGGTGGGCGAATGGCGTGTCAGAGGACGGATGCGATGGTTGTCAGAAGGCAACACCGGTCGGAAACCAGAGGAGGAAACCCACGGGGCTTTGGGTTCGGTGATAGCCGCAAAGTCTTGCGGCCGAACACGGACTTTCTGGAAGAGGAAATAAAACTCGGAGTCGCCGTGCGGCGGCGGCAACACACAACCCTCAGGCACCGGGCTGGGGTGGCCAAAAGTCAGAAGGTCTCCATCGTTCAGATCTACCCGCTGGCCATGGGACATGCGGAGAGCATTGATGTATGTACCTGAAAGGATAATTACACAGGGAGGGGAAAATGgtttagtaattttttaaaaaaattctccagtTTCCAtatgtatatctatctatatatcgtatttttcggagtataagacagacatttttcctccctaatagAGGATGATAAttggggtgcatcttatactctgaatgtcgcttttttgaagctttttcccccagccctaactaggtgctaacgatctgccctgctcttaccttgcaggttctttcgttgttattctctgcaaagaatgttttccaagccctaagtctttgaaggtttttttcattgctctaacttgctccagatgtttctttccagccccaaccaggtgttaacgattttcccagctctttcctgcttgcaagctcttttactgttactctctgtgaataatattttccaaaccctgtctttgtgaattttttaaattattctacttgctctgaatatttcttgccagccctaaccaggtgctaagaatgttcccagctcttaccggcttgcaaactctttcattgttaattaattaattgttactctctgcaaagaatgttttccaaatcctgtctttgtagggtttttttcccattggtctacttgctcagaatgtttctttccagccctaactaggtgctaacaatgttcccagctcttaccagcttgcaagctctttcattgttactctttgctaagaatattttccaagtcttaactctttgcagggtttttttttcactgctctacttgctctgaatgtttatttccatgtgctaatgattttcctagctcttactggcttgcaagctctttcattgttactctctccaaataaggttttttttaagccctaaccaggagataaaataatgtgctgaagctgaccagactaaggacgctagccagatgaatacctggtaagcagattctcttccctattttcctctcccaaaactaaggtgcttcttatactctgaaaaatacggtaccttaaaacatattttaaaactacataattatacatttttatccaatctaTCATGAATCAATTTCctatttttgcacctattttatatGGCTATTTATCACtctgtttttccttctttctttacactCCCCTTCCTCAgtctccatctcttccttctaccttctttctcctttctctcccttttcctacttccctctactccgtctcttctcctttccctttctacttcttctttctccctcttaaatTTCTCTGAGTGATTCTAACAATTCATCTtgtatttaacagactgataacatattCCCATACATCTTTTAATTATCGTTGTCCCTTATAAACTCATTGTGTTTTATACCATATCTATACCATAACTCTTTATTCTAGGTGTATACTGctaatctaatgctgcctcctcaaaaTCCACAAAATTCACCTGAGTCTACCACCTTTAATTCTCCATTTAGGGAGGAAAGGTGTTTCATGTAGTCTAAATCTTAAGGTATGATCAGCCGCCAATTAATTGTCTGGAGTCACAAGAGACcccaaaaatatatttatgacccaaatataaaaataaacggaacactcaaagaacatatcctagatctgaatgaatgaaatattatcatttaatactttgttctgtacaaagttgaatgtgctgacaacatgtgaaattgattgtcaatcagtgttgcttcctaagtggacagtttgatttcacagaagttttactTGATTTATttcgagttatattgtgttgtttcagtgttccctttattttttgagcagtatttctttctttctttctttctcttataggCCAAAATATCAGAAATATGAAGTTCTGATGGGCACTTCCCTCCCCTTTGATCACATTTTGGGCAAATTTATGTCCAGTTTGCAGCATGCCACAGTCTCCTGATCCTGATTTATGATGGTCTTCTTCCAGACACCAACATTTATTTCCAGTTCCTGGCAAAAAAAGCTCACCGCAGACAAATAGGTTCAGCATTCACTTAAGAATTgttgcaaaaattaaaaaaaagttatgaaATCAAGCCAAGCCTGTGACGACCTGCTTAAGGACTGGTATGATTTACAATCCTAATTCTGAGTTCAATTATGGTTGTTAAATCAAGGACTACAATGAGCCCCGGTgacccagtggttagagtgcagtactgcaggctacttctactgatcaccggctgccagcagttcagcagatCAAatttcaccagactcaaggttgaactcatccttccatccttccgagatgggtaaaatgaggacccagattgtttgggggcaatatatgctgactctgtgaacagcttagagagggctgtaaatgcacTATGAAGTGGTCTATAAGTCTACGTCCTATTGCTATCTGCCAGTCCTCattttacaacagttcacttagaaacatagaaacattgacggcagaaaaagacctcatggtccatccagtctgtccttatactatttcctgtattttattttaggatggatatacaggtatgtttattccaggcatgtttaaattcagttcctgtggatgtaccaaccatgtctgctggaagtttgttctaagcttctactactctttcaataaaatattttctcacattgcttctgatctttccaattaacttcagattgtgctcccttgtttttgtcttcactttcctattgaaaacacatctttcctgaaccttatttaaccctttaatatatttaaatgttttgatcatgtcccccctttcccttctgtcctccagattgagttcatgaagtctttcctgataagttttatgcttaagaccttccaccatttttgtagcccgtctttggacccgttcaattttatcaatatctttttgtaggtgaggtctccagaactgaacacagtattccaaatgtggtctcaccagcgctctatacagcaggatcacaatctccctcttcctgcttagtGATCATTTGAAATAAGAACGGTgctaaaaaagtgatttatgaccatttttcacacttaatgaccattgcaacatctcagtggtcacgtgatttatattcagatacttggcaaatgACTGATATTTATGTCGGTTGCAGTGTCACCaacaccttttgcaactttctgatcaGCAAAGTCTATGGGGAAGCCGCAGaacaactgtgttgctaactGAGCaactccagtgattcacttaacaacaaagatcgtaaaatgggagaaagctcactgaacaactgtctcacacagcaacagaaatttgggtctCAATTAagagtcgtaagttgaggactacctgtatggtaATGTGTTTCATCTCAGGCCTTTTGGAATGTATGTTTCTCCTTCCAAAATGAACTTGGCTTTTGAAGGAGAAAGTTGATGCCCGTTATGTAAATATTACCTGTATTAGTCTAATCAATTATTCCACTTCTGAGCTGTGGGTTTTGT
This genomic interval carries:
- the TCF19 gene encoding transcription factor 19; translated protein: MLAEALPCFQLLRIGPASSGDLPNRDLYTFRPAKPSCIYRLGRRAEVCDVILVSEQNPALISRVHAEIHAERDADSMAGEWRVGLVDCSSHGTYINALRMSHGQRVDLNDGDLLTFGHPSPVPEGCVLPPPHGDSEFYFLFQKVRVRPQDFAAITEPKAPWVSSSGFRPVLPSDNHRIRPLTRHSPTSLSCRPKATLILSSIGSLSKLKPQPFTFSLSRSRCTDPPAQPKPSRNRRKSVHTVLPELEDEIARLEEEQPPPDKEQRLGIYQCCQSSNLRLQQRVQEGSKNIQEDVEPKLHITPSGKRRGRPRKNPLGSTGQVFSQTLSSLEPCAAPRCRLPQDEMVEWVQCDGCDAWYHVACVGCSYSVVKEADFRCVACRS